In a single window of the Pyrococcus sp. NA2 genome:
- a CDS encoding cation:proton antiporter: protein METLLLLALMLATAKFSGWLFERFKQPIVLGQILAGILIGLLIERNEIICEFANLGVLMLLFLAGIESDLEEFKRVGKPSVLVAVMGVLFSFIFGFLVAYPFFGFQKALLYGAIMTPTSVSITVKVLMELGKLRTKEGATILAAAVVDDVLGILVLTIVISMLREGRIDYTTILEVILEVAGFLAVFLYVGPVVMENIFRRLSRIDLPESMTSFTVVFLVLFAYLAEHLNMASILGAYLIGLAIGQTSYRKRIEDPMNVLGYSIFIPIFFVEVGMRIDPRFLLEAKLFAFLYAFFAIISKVIGCGLGAYLSDFDVRSSLRVGVGMIPRLGVELAMISTAMTAGIAGSDVLTVAMTMVFLTTLITPIMLKKTYIIR, encoded by the coding sequence ATGGAAACATTATTGTTGTTGGCCCTGATGTTGGCAACTGCAAAGTTCTCAGGCTGGTTATTTGAGAGGTTCAAGCAACCGATAGTTCTCGGTCAAATCCTTGCTGGAATTCTAATTGGCTTGCTTATTGAAAGGAATGAAATAATATGTGAGTTTGCAAATTTGGGCGTTTTAATGCTTCTGTTTTTAGCTGGGATAGAGAGCGATCTTGAGGAATTTAAGAGAGTTGGAAAACCTAGTGTTTTAGTTGCTGTAATGGGCGTTCTCTTCTCTTTCATCTTCGGATTTCTAGTTGCTTATCCCTTCTTTGGCTTTCAAAAGGCCCTCCTTTATGGTGCCATAATGACACCAACGAGCGTTAGCATAACTGTGAAGGTCCTAATGGAGCTCGGAAAGCTGAGAACGAAGGAAGGAGCTACCATACTTGCTGCAGCAGTCGTTGATGATGTTCTTGGAATCCTCGTACTAACGATAGTTATATCGATGTTGAGGGAAGGGAGAATAGATTACACAACGATACTTGAAGTTATACTTGAGGTTGCTGGATTTTTGGCCGTTTTCCTTTATGTTGGCCCCGTTGTCATGGAAAACATCTTTAGAAGATTGTCCAGAATAGATCTTCCGGAGTCAATGACATCCTTCACCGTTGTGTTCTTAGTTCTATTTGCTTACCTAGCTGAACACCTTAACATGGCTTCCATACTAGGGGCGTATCTCATAGGTTTAGCAATAGGACAGACAAGTTATAGGAAGAGGATAGAGGATCCAATGAACGTCTTGGGATATTCGATTTTCATTCCAATATTCTTTGTTGAGGTTGGCATGAGAATAGATCCAAGATTTCTGCTGGAGGCTAAACTGTTTGCATTTCTCTATGCGTTCTTTGCAATAATTAGTAAGGTAATCGGCTGTGGTCTTGGAGCCTACCTTTCAGATTTTGATGTCAGATCTTCCCTGAGAGTTGGAGTTGGCATGATCCCAAGACTTGGTGTTGAATTGGCGATGATAAGTACAGCAATGACCGCTGGTATCGCGGGAAGTGATGTTTTAACTGTTGCAATGACGATGGTCTTTTTGACAACTCTGATAACACCAATCATGCTGAAGAAAACATACATAATTAGGTAG
- a CDS encoding aspartate aminotransferase family protein, producing the protein MTKWDEIKKYTSKKVDENLKVVELDEKYLPRAIGFKYYPLVIERARGSRVWDKDGNEYIDFLTSAAVFNVGHAHPKVVEAIKEQVDKFLNYTIGYLYTEPPVKLAKLLTEITPGNFEKKVTFGFSGSDAVDSSIKASRAYTKKVHIISFRHSYHGMTYGALSVTGIVDENVKSVVQPMSNVHIVDYPDPYRNPWNIDGYENPSELANRALDEVEKKIKELNEDVAGIILEPIQGDAGVVIPPTEFMKGLKKLTEEYGIVFIDEEVQTGMGRTGKWWAIEHFDVVPDLLVSAKALGGGMPISAVVGRAEIMDSVPSPLFVFTHVGHAVNASAAIATINVIKEEKLVERARELGDYAIKRFRELQEEYPIIGDVRGRGLMIGVDIVKEGTKDPDRELAQKICWRAWEKGLIIITFGKHGNVLRIAPPLTISKEDLDRGIEIIEEAIKDAINGKVPDEVIKFLRAW; encoded by the coding sequence ATGACAAAGTGGGATGAAATTAAGAAATACACATCAAAGAAGGTTGATGAAAATCTGAAGGTTGTTGAACTAGACGAGAAGTACTTACCAAGGGCAATTGGGTTCAAGTACTATCCCCTTGTGATTGAAAGGGCAAGAGGCTCAAGGGTTTGGGACAAGGATGGAAATGAGTACATAGACTTCCTTACAAGCGCCGCCGTCTTCAACGTTGGCCATGCGCATCCAAAGGTCGTTGAAGCAATAAAAGAACAGGTGGACAAGTTCCTCAACTACACGATAGGTTACCTATACACGGAGCCTCCAGTAAAGCTTGCGAAGCTTCTCACCGAGATAACTCCAGGGAACTTTGAGAAGAAAGTTACGTTCGGCTTTTCAGGTTCTGACGCCGTGGATTCCTCGATAAAGGCCTCGAGAGCATACACAAAAAAGGTACACATAATAAGCTTCAGACACTCCTACCATGGAATGACGTATGGGGCCCTCTCAGTAACTGGAATAGTGGATGAGAATGTGAAGTCGGTAGTGCAGCCAATGAGCAACGTCCACATAGTTGACTATCCAGATCCATACAGGAATCCATGGAACATTGATGGATATGAAAATCCCTCTGAGCTTGCAAACAGGGCATTGGATGAGGTTGAGAAGAAGATAAAGGAACTGAATGAGGACGTTGCTGGAATAATACTTGAGCCAATTCAAGGAGACGCTGGAGTGGTAATACCACCAACCGAATTCATGAAGGGTCTCAAAAAGCTAACGGAGGAATATGGAATAGTGTTCATTGACGAGGAAGTTCAGACTGGAATGGGAAGAACGGGGAAGTGGTGGGCTATAGAGCACTTTGATGTTGTTCCAGACCTGCTTGTATCTGCAAAGGCCCTAGGTGGAGGAATGCCAATCTCAGCGGTGGTAGGAAGAGCCGAGATCATGGACAGCGTTCCGTCTCCACTCTTCGTGTTCACCCACGTTGGTCACGCTGTTAATGCCTCAGCAGCCATCGCAACTATCAACGTGATCAAGGAAGAGAAGCTCGTTGAAAGGGCAAGAGAATTGGGTGATTATGCCATTAAGAGATTCAGAGAGCTCCAGGAAGAGTATCCTATCATTGGAGATGTCAGAGGAAGAGGATTGATGATAGGTGTTGACATAGTCAAGGAGGGAACTAAGGATCCTGATAGGGAGCTAGCTCAGAAGATATGCTGGAGGGCCTGGGAGAAGGGATTGATAATAATAACCTTCGGAAAGCATGGAAACGTTCTCAGAATAGCCCCACCACTCACAATCTCAAAGGAAGACCTTGATAGGGGAATAGAAATTATAGAAGAGGCAATAAAAGATGCGATAAATGGCAAGGTGCCAGACGAGGTAATCAAATTCCTAAGGGCCTGGTAG
- a CDS encoding Lrp/AsnC family transcriptional regulator, with translation MIRVAHSRKVQLDEIDRAILRLLQEDGRMSYSEISRRINVPESTVRARVNRLIREGVIRKFAALINPFKAGYEIVAFIAIDAEPAKVRQVVEELAKLPEVDVLGIVTGAHDIFMQVTVRDLQELERFILEKMAKIDGIRSTETSILTSVKKWGYARVF, from the coding sequence GTGATAAGGGTGGCCCACTCAAGAAAAGTTCAGCTCGATGAAATTGATAGGGCAATATTAAGGCTCCTCCAAGAAGATGGAAGGATGAGTTATTCGGAAATAAGCAGAAGAATTAACGTGCCAGAGTCCACCGTAAGAGCAAGGGTTAATAGATTAATAAGGGAGGGGGTTATCAGGAAGTTTGCCGCTCTAATAAATCCATTTAAAGCTGGCTATGAGATAGTTGCCTTCATAGCGATAGATGCTGAACCTGCCAAGGTTAGGCAGGTCGTTGAGGAGCTTGCAAAACTTCCCGAGGTTGATGTTCTTGGCATAGTCACCGGAGCCCACGACATCTTTATGCAGGTTACAGTCAGAGATCTTCAAGAATTGGAGCGCTTTATACTTGAGAAGATGGCGAAAATAGATGGAATAAGGAGCACGGAAACCTCAATACTGACTAGCGTTAAAAAATGGGGATATGCAAGGGTGTTCTAG